The segment GCGACCTCGTCTGCTGTGAGTTCGGGCAGGCGCTGCGCCAGGTCGAGGAACCGATCCTGTTCCCCGGCAGCGATGACGCCGTCTGCGAGGGTGCGGAACTTCGCTACGTACTGTTCCCGTGCGAATGGTCGGGCGCCGAGCGGGTGCGCGTCGGCGACCGCGATCTCATCCGTGATCACAGTGCCATCATTTAGTTCGACATCTACCCGGCCACCGAATGCCAGCTCATTTGGATCGGTGCTGTGGTAGCGCCGGGTCCACTCCGGGTCCTCGGTGGTTTCAACCTTGTGCCAGAGCGCAACCGTTTCGGGCCGGCCTGCGCGCTCAGGCGCGTAGGAGTGTTCGTGGTGCCAGCCCCCGTCTTCCAGGGCGACCGCGAAGATGTACATGATCGAGTGGTCGAGCGTTTCACGGCTGGCCGTCTGATCCATCTTCTGCGGATCGCGGGCACCCGTGCCGATCACGTAATGCGTGTGGTGCGAAGTGTGGATGGTGACCTTCTTCACCTTCGACAGGTCGCCGATCCTGGGGCCCATTCTGCGGGCCAGGTCGATAAGGGCCTGGCTCTGATACTCCGCGGAGTGCTCCTTGGTGTAGGTCTCCAGGATGCCGTGCTTGGCCTCACCCGGGCCGGGTAACGGAACCGTGTACTTCGCATCCTTGCCGGAAAGGATCCAGGCGATGAAGCCGTCTTCACCTTCGTAGATCGGCGAGGGCGATCCCTCACCCCGCATCGCGCGGTCAACTGCTTCAACAGCCATCTTTCCGGCGAAGGCCGGTGCGTGGGCCTTCCAGCTGGAGATCTCTCCCTTGCGGGACTGACGTGTCGTCGTGGTGACGTGCAGCGCCTGCTGAATCGCCTGGTAGATCACCTCGGTGGACAGCTTGAGCAGCGTTCCGATTCCCGCGGCTGCGGATGGGCCCAGGTGCGCTATGTGGTCGATCTTGTGCTCATGCAGGCAGATGCCCTTGACCAGGCCGACCTGAATTTCGTAACCGGTTGCGATACCCCGAACCAGGTCGGCACCAGCGACGCCTGAGTGCTGCGCGACCGCCAGGATCGGCGGGATGTTGTCGCCTGGGTGCGAGTAGTCGGCGGCAAGGAAAGTGTCGTGGAAGTCGAGTTCGCGGACGGCGACGCCATTCGCCCAGGCGGCCCACTCGGGTGAAACCCGTTGGCTAAGCGGCAGGCCGAAGATCGGCGCGCCCGGAGCCAGCACGTGTGCTGCGGACTGCTGCCGCGCGTGCGAGACCGGGGCGCGCGTGAGGGATGCCGCCGCGACCGACGCATTGTCGATAATCCGGTTGATGACCATATCGGTCACTTCCGCCTCGATCTCGACGGGGTCGGCAGCAACCTCGGCAATTTTCCACGCCAGCTGGTCTTCGCGAGCCAAACGTTCTTCGCTGCGGTAAACGCGTACCTGATGATCGACCATGACGGTGCAGTCTCCTTTAAGTCATCGCTGACAGCTGAGTGAAGCCGGGTCGCGGCTCACTTAAAGCCTAGCCTTCGGTGCCGACAGGCCCAATTGGCTTTAATTTTACCTTGTCGTCAAGATACTTGACGACAAGAGAATTGACCAATCGCCCCCTGGCCCTGGCGAGTTCGCTGGGGGTCGTCCGGCGCTCGATAACGGCGCTTAATCTCACCGTCCCGGTTCACCGCCGTGGCCGTCAGATCGCCTCCGGCACGACATAGCTCTGACGCTAGACGGATCGCTTTTCCGGCCGGTTGAGGGTGTCGCCGGTTCCGAGCTGCGCGGGATTTGGTAGACAGGCAGTATGACCCGAACCGCAGTGGATACTTCCGATGGCTGGCTTGAGCCAGACGAACTCAGCGAGGCGCGCCGCCGGCTTCCGATGGTCTATGTGAATGGCGTGCCGGTGCGGGTCGACTCCGCGGGTGCGGTTCAGAGCATAGGCCTGCTTCTGCAATCGAGTGCGGACGGCGAGATCAGCAGAGAGCTGGTTTCGGGACGTGTTTTCTACCACGAGCGGATCCGGGACGCCCTCTTGCGGCATATAGAAAAGGACCTCGGACCGATGGCGCTGCCGCAGGTTCCGCCGAGCCCGCAACCTTTCACCGTGGCCGAGTATTTCCCCACTGAAGGCGTCTCAGGCTATTTCGACCCGCGGCAGCACGCCGTGGCACTGGCGTACATTCTGCCGGTGACCGGTGATTTCAGTCCACGACAGGACGCGCTTCGACTCGACTGGCTCACGCCCGATGAGGCTGCGGGCTCAGCTGTGCAGGCGGAAATGGCCAGCGGGCAGGGCCTTGTGCTGCGCCAGGCGCTCGCGCACCTTGGCTTCCCCCCGGCCTGAGCGCGGCCAGCGGCGCCACTGTCAGAGCCGAAGGCTACGTTTTACCCATGAGTAGTTCACCAACGACCGGAACGCGATCCGCGCCCCGTGCCAAGCCCTCCCGGAAGCCCGTCGTGACTTATCGCTGCGGCGAGTGCGGATGGACGGCGGCAAAGTGGGTGGGTCGCTGTGGCGAGTGCCAGGCGTGGGGTTCCGTCGAAGAAGTCGGCTCTGCCGCCACAGCGCGCACCACGAGGCCCGCCGTCATCAGCTCGCCCGCACGACCGATCGCGGAAATCGACATCGAGGCGGCGACAGCTGTCGGAAGCGGCGTTGCCGAACTCGACCGGGTTCTTGGCGGCGGGTTGGTACCGGGTGCCGTTGTCCTGCTGGCTGGAGAGCCCGGAGTCGGCAAGTCGACTCTGCTACTCGACGTAGCCTCCCAGTCGGCACAACAGGGCAGGAAGATCCTCTACATCAGCGGTGAGGAATCCGCGGCACAGATCCGCCTGAGGGCCGAACGGATCGGCGCCCTCCGGCCCCGCCTTTTCCTCGCGGCCGAGACCGACCTGGCTACCGTGCTCGGGCATATCGAGAACACCGAGCCCGATCTGCTCATCGTCGATTCGGTGCAGACCATCGCCTCAGGCGAGGTCGAGGGATCTGCGGGTGGCGTCACACAGGTGCGTGAAGTGACATCCAGCCTGATCCGTGCGGCAAAAGACCGGAACATGTCGACAATCGTCGTCGGCCACGTCACAAAGGACGGCTCGATCGCGGGGCCGCGGATGCTGGAGCACCTGGTTGACGTCGTCTGCCAGTTCGAAGGTGACAGACATTCCAGGCTCCGAATGGTGCGGGCGATCAAGAACCGGTACGGCCCCACCGATGAGGTCGGCTGTTTCGACCTGACAGAGCAAGGCATCGTCGGTCTGCCCGACCCCAGCGGCCTGTTCCTTTCTCAATCCGGGGAACCGGTTTCCGGCACCTGCGTCTCGGTGACGCTTGAAGGCAGGCGTCCGCTGGTCGCCGAGGTTCAGTCCCTGGTCGCGGATTCGGCCGGGGGATCGCCGCGTCGCGCGACCAGCGGCCTGGATAGCAACCGGGTGGCGATGGTCCTCGCGGTACTTGGCAAGCGGCTGGAGATTCCGCTTGGTTCCAAAGATGTCTATGTCGCCACGGTCGGCGGATCGAAGGTCACCGAACCGGCGATTGACCTCGCGGCGGCTATCTCGCTCGCCTCGGCGTACCTGGACCGTCCGACCCACCATCGCCTGGTGGCGTTCGGTGAAATCGGATTGTCGGGTGAGCTGCGTTCAGTCCCA is part of the Saxibacter everestensis genome and harbors:
- a CDS encoding NUDIX hydrolase family protein; amino-acid sequence: MTRTAVDTSDGWLEPDELSEARRRLPMVYVNGVPVRVDSAGAVQSIGLLLQSSADGEISRELVSGRVFYHERIRDALLRHIEKDLGPMALPQVPPSPQPFTVAEYFPTEGVSGYFDPRQHAVALAYILPVTGDFSPRQDALRLDWLTPDEAAGSAVQAEMASGQGLVLRQALAHLGFPPA
- a CDS encoding MmgE/PrpD family protein — encoded protein: MVDHQVRVYRSEERLAREDQLAWKIAEVAADPVEIEAEVTDMVINRIIDNASVAAASLTRAPVSHARQQSAAHVLAPGAPIFGLPLSQRVSPEWAAWANGVAVRELDFHDTFLAADYSHPGDNIPPILAVAQHSGVAGADLVRGIATGYEIQVGLVKGICLHEHKIDHIAHLGPSAAAGIGTLLKLSTEVIYQAIQQALHVTTTTRQSRKGEISSWKAHAPAFAGKMAVEAVDRAMRGEGSPSPIYEGEDGFIAWILSGKDAKYTVPLPGPGEAKHGILETYTKEHSAEYQSQALIDLARRMGPRIGDLSKVKKVTIHTSHHTHYVIGTGARDPQKMDQTASRETLDHSIMYIFAVALEDGGWHHEHSYAPERAGRPETVALWHKVETTEDPEWTRRYHSTDPNELAFGGRVDVELNDGTVITDEIAVADAHPLGARPFAREQYVAKFRTLADGVIAAGEQDRFLDLAQRLPELTADEVAQLSWSVAGLPAANTKGIF
- the radA gene encoding DNA repair protein RadA, producing the protein MSSSPTTGTRSAPRAKPSRKPVVTYRCGECGWTAAKWVGRCGECQAWGSVEEVGSAATARTTRPAVISSPARPIAEIDIEAATAVGSGVAELDRVLGGGLVPGAVVLLAGEPGVGKSTLLLDVASQSAQQGRKILYISGEESAAQIRLRAERIGALRPRLFLAAETDLATVLGHIENTEPDLLIVDSVQTIASGEVEGSAGGVTQVREVTSSLIRAAKDRNMSTIVVGHVTKDGSIAGPRMLEHLVDVVCQFEGDRHSRLRMVRAIKNRYGPTDEVGCFDLTEQGIVGLPDPSGLFLSQSGEPVSGTCVSVTLEGRRPLVAEVQSLVADSAGGSPRRATSGLDSNRVAMVLAVLGKRLEIPLGSKDVYVATVGGSKVTEPAIDLAAAISLASAYLDRPTHHRLVAFGEIGLSGELRSVPGVSRRLSEAARIGFTHALVPSHALDQLVIPQGMKVREVNSVQQAIDTVLR